The Natrinema saccharevitans genome includes the window GGCTGTCGACGCTCGCGGACCCGCTCCGGGAACCGAAGACGATTCCGGCGACGCTGTCGAATCCGTACGTCTCGGTCGGCGACGCGCTCCGGGTGGCCCGACTCTGGCTTCGGCTCCGGCGGACCGATCCGGACGACATCTTCGACCGAGACGACGAGCGGATCGACGACTTCCTCCGTAGTCGGGGGTTCTCCGAGCGGTTCATCGAGGGCTTCGTCGCGCCGTTCTACGGCGGAATCACGCTCGACCGCTCGCTTTCGACCTCGCGGCGCGTCTTCGAGTACACGTTCCGGACCCTCGCGGCGGGCGAGACGGTGGTCCCGGCCGCCGGCATGGAAGCGATCCCCTCGCAACTGGCCGCCCGGGTCCGCGAGGCCGGCGGAACGATCCGAACGGACGTCACGGTCGAGTCGGTCGCGGCCGGCGGCGGAGACGCTGGCGATCCCGCGAGTTCCGTCGCGGTCGAAACCGACGCGGAACCACTCGAGGCCGACGCGGTCGTCGTCGCGACCGATCCGCCGACGGCGCGGGAACTGACGGGGGTCGAGTCGATCCCTGTCGAGGCGCGGGGCTGTGTCACCCAGTACTACGCGCTGCCGGCGGGGACCGACCTGGGGACCGACCGGCGACTCCTGTTGAACGCGACCGGTCGGGGGCCGAACCACGTGGTCCCTCACAGCGCGGTCGCCCCCGAGTACGCGCCCGACGACGCGACGCTGATCAGCGCGACCTACCTCGGAGAGCAGACGGCGAGCGACGACGAACTGGCCGAACGGACCCGGCGCTCTCTCGAGTCGTGGTCTCCCGCACGCGGGTTCGACGATCTCGAGACGCTGCACACCGAGCGGATCCCGTTCGCGCAGTTCGATCAGCCGCCGGGAATCCACGACCGACTCCCCGACGCTCGCGACCCCGCGGGACCGGTCTATCTGGCCGGCGACTACACGCAGTGGTCCTCGATTCAGGGCGCGATGGAGAGTGGTCGACGGGCGGCCAAAGCAGTCATCGACGATCTGTCGGGTTGATCCGTCGGTCGACTCGAGCGCCGGCGAAGCTACCGCGGCCGAGCGCCCGCCGACCGTCCGGCCTGTCCTCTCGGGGGACAGTCACTCGACGGCCCAACGACTACGGCGCTCGGCGTCGTCTCCGTCGACAGGCATCCATGGCCATCGACGAACTCCTCGAGGGAGCCGAACTCACCGGACGACAGGCGGCGATCATCTTCTTTAGCTTTCTCCTCTTGATCGTGCTGGCCGCCGTGCTATTGATCGCGTTTAGCGACTTCTTCAGAAACCTCGTGGTCACCGTTCAGGCGGCCGTCGTCGTCCCCGCGGCCCGGTCGACTCGAGCGGCCGTCTCGAAACGAATGGGGTGACTACAGGAGTCGTCGGCACCGCCCGAGCGGCGGGAACCACAGCACCTCGTCCGTCGCGTCGTCCCTGACGGCGGGGTGGAAGGCGTCGGGGTCCCGGACCAGCGGCGACTGAAAGTCCCGACCGCGCATTCCGTTGACGGTCGCACCGGCCGCGAGCCGGGTAAACGCCGGGAGGACGATCACGTCCGCGCCCTCGTAACAGTTCGGTCCATAGAGGACGCAGGGAAGCTTGCGCCCCTCGACCGACAGCGCGGGGTGGTCGTGGCCGACGACGTACCGCTCGGCGCTTTCCTCGGGGCGTTCGTGGCCGTGACAGATCACCGTCTCGCCGTCCGCGGTCCGGTAGTCGGGGGTCGTCGTCCCCGAGAAGACCTCGCCGAGCATCGCGTCGTGGTTGCCCGGCGTGACGACCAGCTCCGCCCCGGCGTCCGCGACCGTCTCGACGACCGCCCCGAGGTCGCGCTCGAGTCCGCGGGGCAGCCGCGAGAACGAGTGGAGGAGATCGCCCGCGACGACGACCGTCTCCGGCGCGGTCGTCTCGAGTGCCGTTGCGAGCCGGTCGCGAACGTCGGCCCCGTCGTCGATCGGCGCGTCGACGCTCGAGTCGGCGGCCTTTCCCAGATGGACGTCCGCGAGGACGAGCGTTGCAGTCGCCGGGAGGAAGATCGCCCGATCGTGGACGGCGAACGGAACGTCGATCTCGACGTCGGGTGCGGTCATCGGTCCGGGTCGCCGTCGGAGCGGCGCTCACCGCCGTCGGCCCGCAGCTCCTGGCCGAGCGCGTCCGCGAGATCGTACTCCGTGCCGGTCAGGATGTAGAGGACGTCTTCCAGGGGCTCGAGGACCTCGGGGAGGATGCGGAGGACGAGGTACGTGATACCCAGCAAAGCGACGATCGACAGCGACTGGGCGATGAAGTTGTGGGCCACGATGTAGGAGGTGCGGTCGGCGGGTGCGCCCATGAACTCCGTCGCGATCGTGACGAAGAAATCCTGCTGGAACCAGCCCCACGGCGAGGCCAGCCCGATGAAGACGTTCCGGACGAGGTTGAGAAACCAGATAACCCCGACCGCCAGCGCCAAGGCGGGTACCTTCCGGCGAAGCGGCGCTTTGACGGCGGCGATGAGGCCACCGAAGATGGCCATGCTCCCGATGCCCGTACAGGCCGTGATGATGTAGGTCGTCCGGCCGGTTACCGTCTCCTCGGGATCGAAGGCGAAACGGCTCTGATAGCCGTTGGCTCCCTCCTCGAGACCGGGGCTGTGGCCGAGCAGTTCCATCCCGAAGTGGGTCTGGGAAGCGGTCGTCTCGATGAGCCACGTCTTGACGACCGGAATCGTCTCGACGGGCAGGTAGATCAGACCCATGAACGCGACGGCCTTCGAGAGCAAGAGTAGAGACCCCCGACCCCGAACCAACAGGTAGCCGGTATAGACACACAGCGGCAGCGCCGCCACCGCCAGTAGCGTCTCGATCGGGCTCTTGACCTCGAGGTAGTAGTGGGGGGCAAGCGTCAGCCAGAAGACGCCGAAGACGACCCAGGCACCCGCGGCGAGGTATCGAGCGGGGTCGACGGCACCGGACCACTGGAGGACCGCCGCGACGACGAACGCGCCGATCGCGGTCCAGGCGAGGGCGTCCGACAGGGGTACTGACCCGACACTCATCGAGAGTAACGCCGCGGGTCCCGTCAGGGGGTCGACGACCGCACCGGGGGCCGCGGTCGTCACTGAGAGGGCCGACATAGTCACGTAATCCCGAGGGACTCTCCCGCTATCAACTTGACGCCTCGCGGTCGCGATCACACCATACTCGGGCGAGACACGGCGGCCGACCGACGGCGCGACCGCGTACCTTTTTGCATCGCTCCCGCTAAGCATCGACATATGGTCGACGTCCTCGATAACAAGCGAGTCGCGACGCGGTTTCGGATCCTCGTCCAGATCGCGGAACGCCAGCCCGCGGTCAGTCAGGGGGAGATCGCCGGGGAAGTCGGCGTGACGAGTCAAGCCGTCAGCGAGTATATCCGCGAACTCGTCGACGACGGCCTCGTCGAGAAGGAAGGCCGGTCGCGGTATCGCGTCACCAACGAAGGCGTCGACTGGCTGTTCCGGACCGCCGACGACATCCGCCGGTTCGCGGACCACGTGACCGGCGACATCCTCGGGGCGATGAGCGAGGCCGCCTACATCGCGACCGACGACATCGAGGAGGGAGACACCGTCTCGCTGTCGGTCGAGAACGGCCTGCTCCACGCGACGCCCGGCGACGAGGGGCCGGCGACCGGCGTCGCGACCACGGACGCCGCGGCCGGCACCGACGTCGGCGTCACCAGCTTCGAGGGCGTCATGGACCTAGAGCCCGGTTCGGTGACCGTCCTGCAGGTGCCCGGCGTCCGGGCCGGCGGGAGCCGCGCGATCGAGTCCGACATCGTCGCCGACCGCTGTGCCGACGCCGACCTCGTCGTCGCCGCCGGGGTCGAGGCGATCGTCGCCTCTCGGGAGGCCGGGGCCGATCCGACGGTCACGTTCGCGGCCGGTGCCGTGGCCGCCGACGGGGCCAAGCGCGGCCTCGAGGTGACCGCCGTCGCCACGACCAACGAGGTCGGCCGAGTCACCGACGCGCTTCGCGACGCCGACGTCTCCTACGAAGTCCTCGAGGCATAGTCGCCGTCCACAGTCGTTCCCGATCCGTCTCCGCCCTCACTAACGGCGGTCGGTAACGTTCCGTCTCGCGAGAGGATACTCAAACGGGCTGGAGTCGTCCGACGTGGTCGACGCACTCGCGAACGCCGATCGACAGTACCGACTGGTGGTGCCCGTTCGCCAGTAGTCGTAGAAATCGATCGGGACGCGTCGCAGTCGCCTAGCCGATGTAACGCAGGTCGTCGTCGGTCGGCACGTCCATCCCCTGTTGCTGTTCCATTTCCTGGATCTTCCCGATAACGTCCTCCATCTCGTCGGCCCGCTCGTCCAGGGACTCGTAGTCGAGTTCGAAGCCGAGGACGTCCTCGAGGACCTCGAGGAGCGCCCGTGCGCTTTTGGGATCGACGAGGTAGCCGCTGGTCTCGCCCATCAGACAGGTGGCCTCGAAGCCCCGACGTTCGCCCAGCCCGAGCAGGAGTCCGGAGACGCCGACGATGCCCCCGGCCGGCTCGTCGTCGCGGAACTCGACGCCAGCGTCCTCGTGGGCCTCGAGCAACGACTCGTCGCTGACGGCCCCGACGACGGCGTACTCCTCGATGAGTT containing:
- a CDS encoding NAD(P)/FAD-dependent oxidoreductase translates to MRSTPQVAVAGGGLAGLVAARHLAAAGADVTLFERRETTGGRVRTLERDGFRFDRGFQVCFTAYPAVRRELDCGELALRRFAPGATIAGPDGLSTLADPLREPKTIPATLSNPYVSVGDALRVARLWLRLRRTDPDDIFDRDDERIDDFLRSRGFSERFIEGFVAPFYGGITLDRSLSTSRRVFEYTFRTLAAGETVVPAAGMEAIPSQLAARVREAGGTIRTDVTVESVAAGGGDAGDPASSVAVETDAEPLEADAVVVATDPPTARELTGVESIPVEARGCVTQYYALPAGTDLGTDRRLLLNATGRGPNHVVPHSAVAPEYAPDDATLISATYLGEQTASDDELAERTRRSLESWSPARGFDDLETLHTERIPFAQFDQPPGIHDRLPDARDPAGPVYLAGDYTQWSSIQGAMESGRRAAKAVIDDLSG
- a CDS encoding metallophosphoesterase, whose product is MTAPDVEIDVPFAVHDRAIFLPATATLVLADVHLGKAADSSVDAPIDDGADVRDRLATALETTAPETVVVAGDLLHSFSRLPRGLERDLGAVVETVADAGAELVVTPGNHDAMLGEVFSGTTTPDYRTADGETVICHGHERPEESAERYVVGHDHPALSVEGRKLPCVLYGPNCYEGADVIVLPAFTRLAAGATVNGMRGRDFQSPLVRDPDAFHPAVRDDATDEVLWFPPLGRCRRLL
- a CDS encoding proteasome assembly chaperone family protein — its product is MDELEIDAVAEVELDDPVLVEGLPGVGHVGTLAVEHVLEELEGESTLVRRIYSREFPPQVSVEDGVSELTCAEIHAVEVPDGRDLLLLTGDHQAQSNAGHYTLTDAFLDVAEAFGATEVYALGGVPTGELIEEYAVVGAVSDESLLEAHEDAGVEFRDDEPAGGIVGVSGLLLGLGERRGFEATCLMGETSGYLVDPKSARALLEVLEDVLGFELDYESLDERADEMEDVIGKIQEMEQQQGMDVPTDDDLRYIG
- the artA gene encoding archaeosortase A; the encoded protein is MSALSVTTAAPGAVVDPLTGPAALLSMSVGSVPLSDALAWTAIGAFVVAAVLQWSGAVDPARYLAAGAWVVFGVFWLTLAPHYYLEVKSPIETLLAVAALPLCVYTGYLLVRGRGSLLLLSKAVAFMGLIYLPVETIPVVKTWLIETTASQTHFGMELLGHSPGLEEGANGYQSRFAFDPEETVTGRTTYIITACTGIGSMAIFGGLIAAVKAPLRRKVPALALAVGVIWFLNLVRNVFIGLASPWGWFQQDFFVTIATEFMGAPADRTSYIVAHNFIAQSLSIVALLGITYLVLRILPEVLEPLEDVLYILTGTEYDLADALGQELRADGGERRSDGDPDR
- a CDS encoding DUF7839 domain-containing protein; the encoded protein is MVDVLDNKRVATRFRILVQIAERQPAVSQGEIAGEVGVTSQAVSEYIRELVDDGLVEKEGRSRYRVTNEGVDWLFRTADDIRRFADHVTGDILGAMSEAAYIATDDIEEGDTVSLSVENGLLHATPGDEGPATGVATTDAAAGTDVGVTSFEGVMDLEPGSVTVLQVPGVRAGGSRAIESDIVADRCADADLVVAAGVEAIVASREAGADPTVTFAAGAVAADGAKRGLEVTAVATTNEVGRVTDALRDADVSYEVLEA